A genomic window from Salvia hispanica cultivar TCC Black 2014 chromosome 5, UniMelb_Shisp_WGS_1.0, whole genome shotgun sequence includes:
- the LOC125190696 gene encoding ribosomal RNA-processing protein 14, producing MKKKKQIPAGGLDSDLASTIHSQSEFFDHLIELIPSRFYISADDDSKPWYQGLSKAAKASLRLKTKENLKLARRNRFDPDAEPSSAVKHLQQREDGDSPSKEIDLGDSEKKSVTYEELREKLRRKIEALKGNRGEKRFDERKMRNEWNKRSRDGEGRENVGADNDDDGDDDGEEIIEYGKVKLGDEGEGRNSNKKRKLSKAQELERAKKKKEVMRENPSLAEKETWKAAVSRAMGVKVHDDAKLIKGSMKREKKRKEKNAEKWKERVGTVEKMKGERQKKRRDNIVGRINDKKARKIAKREKKLMRPGFEGRKEGFITKE from the coding sequence atgaagaagaagaagcaaatTCCCGCCGGCGGGCTCGACAGCGACCTCGCCTCGACGATTCATTCTCAGAGTGAGTTCTTCGATCATTTAATCGAGCTTATTCCGTCCAGATTCTACATATCCGCCGACGACGATTCGAAGCCATGGTACCAGGGGCTATCCAAGGCGGCGAAGGCCTCGCTGAGGCTCAAGACGAAGGAGAATCTCAAGCTCGCGCGGCGCAACCGCTTTGACCCCGACGCGGAGCCCTCCTCAGCCGTTAAACACCTCCAGCAGCGGGAGGACGGCGATTCTCCGTCTAAGGAGATCGATTTGGGAGATAGCGAGAAGAAATCGGTTACTTATGAAGAGCTGAGAGAAAAGCTGCGGCGGAAAATCGAAGCGCTGAAAGGAAACCGCGGAGAGAAGAGATTCGATGAGAGGAAGATGAGGAACGAGTGGAATAAGAGGAGCAGAGACGGGGAGGGGAGAGAAAATGTTGGTGCggataatgatgatgatggtgatgatgatggagAGGAGATTATTGAGTATGGGAAGGTGAAATTGGGGGATGAAGGCGAGGGAAGGAATTCGAACAAGAAGAGGAAGTTATCGAAGGCGCAGGAGCTGGAGAgggcgaagaagaagaaggaggtGATGAGGGAGAATCCGAGCCTTGCGGAGAAGGAGACGTGGAAGGCTGCGGTGAGCAGGGCGATGGGGGTGAAGGTGCACGATGATGCCAAGCTAATCAAGGGGAGCATGAAGagggagaagaagaggaaggagAAGAATGCGGAGAAGTGGAAGGAGAGGGTGGGGACtgtggagaagatgaagggGGAGAGGcagaagaagaggagagacAATATTGTGGGGAGGATCAATGATAAGAAGGCGAGGAAGATTGCCAAGAGGGAGAAGAAGTTGATGAGACCCGGCTTCGAGGGCAGGAAGGAGGGATTCATTACTAAGGAGTGA